The Numenius arquata chromosome 7, bNumArq3.hap1.1, whole genome shotgun sequence genome has a window encoding:
- the LRRC3B gene encoding leucine-rich repeat-containing protein 3B encodes MHLVDLWLTRSLSMCLLLQSFVLMILCFHSASMCPKGCLCSHSGGLNVSCSNANLKEIPRDLPPETVLLYLDSNQITSIPNEIFKDLHQLRVLNLSKNGIEFIDEHAFKGVAETLQTLDLSDNRIQSVHKNAFNNLKARARIANNPWHCDCTLQQVLRSMASNHETANNVICKTSVLDEHAGRPFLNAANDADLCNLPKKTTDYAMLVTMFGWFTMVISYVVYYVRQNQEDARRHLEYLKSLPSRQKKPDEADDISTVV; translated from the coding sequence ATGCATTTGGTAGACCTGTGGTTAACTCGTTCCCTCTCCATGTGTCTGCTCTTACAAAGTTTTGTCCTCATGATACTGTGCTTTCATTCTGCCAGTATGTGCCCGAAAGGCTGCCTCTGTTCTCACTCCGGAGGTCTGAACGTCAGCTGTAGCAATGCGAACCTCAAGGAAATACCCAGAGATCTTCCTCCAGAAACAGTCTTACTTTATTTGGACTCCAATCAGATAACGTCGATCCCCAATGAAATTTTTAAGGACTTGCACCAACTGAGAGTCCTCAATTTATCAAAAAATGGGATTGAGTTTATAGATGAACATGCCTTTAAAGGGGTGGCAGAAACCTTGCAGACTCTGGATTTGTCCGACAACCGGATTCAAAGCGTGCACAAAAACGCTTTCAACAACTTGAAGGCCAGAGCCAGAATTGCAAACAATCCCTGGCACTGTGACTGCACGCTGCAGCAGGTGTTGAGGAGCATGGCCTCCAACCACGAGACGGCCAACAACGTCATCTGCAAGACCTCTGTGCTGGATGAACATGCAGGGAGACCGTTCCTCAATGCTGCCAACGATGCTGACCTCTGCAACCTTCCTAAAAAGACTACCGATTACGCAATGCTGGTCACCATGTTTGGCTGGTTCACCATGGTGATCTCATATGTGGTTTATTACGTCCGGCAAAATCAGGAGGATGCAAGGAGGCACCTTGAGTACTTGAAATCCCTGCCAAGCAGGCAAAAGAAACCAGATGAAGCCGATGACATTAGCACTGTGGTATAG